The Sphingomonas sp. OV641 DNA window TCGGGCGATTGTTGCAGCCTCAGCGTCCGCTCCGCCGACGCGAATTTGTTCGTCTTCTTGCTCATGCAGGCTCCACCTTTCAGGATTTGGAGCCTCCGACAAATCCGAGGTGGTTCAGACTGCCACGAAGGTGCGCCACTCGTAGACCGCTAGGATAGCCATGCCGCCGAGATGCCAACGACTATGAGGCGGGCAGGTAAGGGTTCATCAGGATAGCGTAGCCGAACGATACGGCGTGAGCCACACGACGCCAAGGGGGTGGGAACCGGTTACTCTCGGGTCGGTGATAAGTCTGCTCTCAGGGCAGCATCTTCAGCCAAACGAATATTCGGATACTGCCGGAGCAGGCGTTCCCTATATTACCGGGTCATCTGACTTCACCTCGAATGGGCTTTCCATCAGCCGATACGCGCTAGTTCGGAAAGGTCGTCGTGAAAACGCCAAGCGGCGCGGAGAAATATTGGGAACTGGGCCAGTGCCTAAAACATGCCCGCTCACCGATCGAGCAAGGGGCGAAAGACAATCTAAACCTGCTGCTGGAAATCCGACACGAAATCGAACATCGCTCGACCAGCCGCATTGATGATGCGCTGAGTGCAAAGCTGCAAGCCTGCTGCATTAACCTCAACGATGCGATCAAGAGCATATTCGGTGCGCAATATGCACTGGAACGCCGCCTGCCTATCGCTCTGCAGTTCGTGACTTTCAGCCCGGATCAACGCGCGATCTTGAAGAAGGCCGGCACGCTGCCGCGTCATGTCGAAACCACGATGGACAATTTTGAGCAGAAATTGACACCGGAGCAGCAGGCCGACCCTCGGTTCGCCTTCCCGGTGTTCATGGTTCACAAGACTGCCAACCGCGCGCCCGGCGCTGATCTTGCCGTGGAAATCGTGCCGCCGGTATCGGAAGTCGATCAGAAATTCAACATGGCGCTGAAAGAGGTGGAGAAGAAGAAATATCTTCCCGCCGCCATGGTGAGGGCGATGAAGGACGAGGACTTCGACGCCTTCACGATGGATAGCTATACCCGGCTTTGGAAGCGTCTCGGCGCGAAAGACCCGGCGAAGGGTTACGGCGCGATAGCCGTCGGCAATCAATGGAGTTGGTATGATACTTGGCGGAACCGCTTAAGGGAGGAATGCCAGCAGCATCCTGAACGATACAAGACTGCTCAGGCTGCCGCTTTGACCTAGCCGGTCGGCGGCTTCCGATATGACCGGACATCCACCATCGCTGAAGCGAATGACCATCTCTGGTCGGCAGCCACCAATCGGCGTCAGCCTCCAGCAACGGCAGCTTTTCACTGTCGACGAGCGGAAAGCCGCCGGTCGGCTCCCGGCCCATTTCCAGTCGCACTCCGATGGTCGGCCGGGGAAGCACTGGACGTCCGCTCCTGGCGAGACCTGTCGTTTAACGCGTCGGTCTGTAAGGGCAGGTAAGTCCCAAATATCACCGCGTCATGTCGTCGATGCCGTCCCGTACAGCCTTGATCGACTCCCGTCAGCGAATGTCCAAAGCTGGGAACCGGGCAGAGGTAGGGAGAACGGCTGGGAGCGAGGCTTCCCGTTGAAATCCGTAAGTCAGCTTACGCCTGATTGTGTTAAAAACTACCGGTCAGTGGCTTTGAGGATCAACATCGCCTAATCGGCAAGGTTTGGCTTACTTGAATCAACAACTTACGAGAAGTGCATAACTCCGGATTTGCTCGTACGGGCCGGTTTCGGGGACGTGGACAATTTCTCTACACAAGCACCCAATGCCAATTGTTTGGCCCAGATCCGGCCCGCCCCGTTAGCGGTCATCACATAGTGTCAGTCAAGATCCAAAGATCTTCAAAAGAGATGTACGCCCAAGTTAGCGGTGGCTACGCGTCGCCACATCAAGCAGAGACTTTTGCTAACTGAGCAACTCGGAGATTCCGGCAGCTGTGTTCAGACGATATTTAACGAAATTCATCCGTCCACCGGATGAGCCGTTTGAGCATATCACTTCGTACGTCATCGGTTGTGCCAACGCCGAGACATGGATAGTTTGATTGCATTGGTTCCCAAGTACAACGATCGTGTAGGCGAAGCCATCACCATCGGGGCTCATCCGATTGCCTTCGGCGATAAGCGGATCGCTGTTGAATCGTGCAGCGCCTGAGGACACTAGCCTGGCCTGTGTCGCGTTCTTCCGAGCCTTTTGCTCCTGAGCGGCCTTCGCCTGCTCAGCCCTCTTCTCCTCATCGGTTTTGCCGTCAAACACACAGCTTCCGATCCATGCGAGCAAGAAAAGCAGCACGAGACAGCCGCCGAGCGTTTCGCCCGGCGACGACGCCTTGACATCATTCGACAAAGATATGCCCCCGCGTTCGCCCGGCTGGTGCCGGGACGGTTAGTCACGCGCGAACACGGGGTAGCACGCCACGCATATTCGCCCTCGCGGGCTATTGTATTCAGCGGGCCGCCCGACGTGAGCGGACCCGTGTTCCGTGCGTGTTTGCACACCTCGCGCCGGTGACTAAGCCATTGCGAGGCGGTCTCTTGATACGCGCGCATCGTTGTTCGACGCAAGCGGTACCGTTGCGGATCGACGCACGGGTTTGCTCGCTCGTTCCTCGCGGCGCGGGCAGGGCGGCAGTGATGCGAAGCTAAGGTCGGGGAACCTTAGTGATGGGGGCGGCCGGATAGCCCAATGGCGCGCGCGATGAGGGCCGCCGCCATCAGCAACTACGCTAGGCACCGTAAACGGTGCCCACTTTGATGCCCATTTCGGCTGCGGATCAAGCCGGTCCGAGGCGAACGGGTGCGAACCACCGCGCATGATTGCTCCAGTCGTTGGTGCGCATCTCGCCTCGCAGTGGGGCAGGGGACGAACTAGCCGGGACGATTGCGGACAACTACTTGTTAGGACACCCTCTCCGCCATCCTTTCTGACACAGAGGCAGCGCCGTGCTTGCGCAGGCGTGAGCTCATGCTTGATGTTCACTTCTGTGGCTTGAACGATATTCAGGCTAGCGGCCGTGTGATCACGATCGCTCCCGCATGAGAATTGTCGGTTCGGTGCGGCAAGTCGGCAGCTCAGCCAGTTCACGTGAACCCTGCGGCCTACCATCAATATTCCTGCCGTGCGCCTGTTGTACCGGTGAGCGCTTAGCGCGCGTGAGTTCCTGGAACGGTCGCGTGGGTTTGATCGGCAACGGGGCGGTTGCCGGCGCTGCCCGAATATTTTCGTGAATGGCCGCGTGTATGCTGGTGGCGGTCTAGCATCGCCGACCAGTTGGCTGCTCGAGAACTATCTGCTCCAAGATCGGCGGTGAAAAGAAGCCGTTACAATTTGCCGGAATGGTGATCCGATAGTCTATCTGTGTTGGTTCACAGATCTCTGATCACGCGCCCGCTATTGCGAGGCGCTTTCACTCATGGCAGGCTTGATTGGCCAAACGTCGTTCATTGGGAGCGCGCTTATGACCATGTTCGGCTCGATCCAGCCGCATGCCTCTCTGTGGAGCGACTCCTCGGGAGAATGGCACGCGAACGTTTCCGTGATCCCGCGCGACACTGGCGGATGCGCTGACCCGACGCGCCGGCTCAGCGGATCGTCATTGGCCAATGAGGCTGTGCTGTGCTGAACCACCGAGTGGACAGCATCGCGAATTTAGAGGCGGCGATCGGACCGACGCCGCCAGCCATGCATTACAAGGTGATCGACCATATCGATGCGGGCGCCGCGGATTGGATCGCGCGCTCGCCATTCATGCTTGCCGGCATAGGGCAGGGCGCGGACCTCCGCATCGCATTGGTCGGCGGCCGAGGCGGGGTTGTGGCCGAGCGGCATGCGTTGCTTTTAAGCGGCG harbors:
- a CDS encoding DUF3644 domain-containing protein codes for the protein MKTPSGAEKYWELGQCLKHARSPIEQGAKDNLNLLLEIRHEIEHRSTSRIDDALSAKLQACCINLNDAIKSIFGAQYALERRLPIALQFVTFSPDQRAILKKAGTLPRHVETTMDNFEQKLTPEQQADPRFAFPVFMVHKTANRAPGADLAVEIVPPVSEVDQKFNMALKEVEKKKYLPAAMVRAMKDEDFDAFTMDSYTRLWKRLGAKDPAKGYGAIAVGNQWSWYDTWRNRLREECQQHPERYKTAQAAALT